The nucleotide window ATGGAATTCAATGACACCCCGGAAGAGGCTGCGTGGCGCAACGAGGTCCGCGAGTTCCTCCAGAAGGAATACCCGACTGAATTCAAGCGCGGCGGACGTGGCGAGCGCGAAGAGGGTGAAGGCCTGTTCCGCGATCGCAAGAAGGAAAAAGCTGAAGACCCCATCAAGCGCTGGCGCTCCGCCCTCACCAGCCGCGGCTGGGTCGCGCCCGCATGGCCCAAGGAGTACGGCGGCGCCGGTCTCGATATCAAGCGCCAGTTCGTCCTCAACGAGGAGTTCGCAGAGTTCGGCGCCATGAACATCGGCGGCTTCGGCACCATGATGCTCGGCCCGACGCTCATCGTGCACGGCTCCGAAGAACAGAAGAAGGAACATCTGCCCGGCATCCTCAACGGCCAGGTGCAGTGGTGCCAGGGCTGGTCCGAGCCTAACGCCGGCTCCGATGTCGCGTCCGTGCAGACGCGCGCCGTCCGCGACGGCGACGACTACGTGATCAACGGCCAGAAGATCTGGACCACCGGCGCCCAGTTCGCCGATATGATGTACATGCTCGCGCGCACCGACCCCGAAGCGCCCAAGCACCGCGGCATCAGCTACTTCCTGCTCGATATGAAGGCGCCCGGCGTCAGCGTCCGTCCTCTGATCACCATGGCCGGTTCCGCCACCTTCAACGAGGTCTTCTTCGAAAACGTGCGCGTGCCCGCCCGCAACCGCGTCGGCGAGGAGAACCGCGGCTGGTACATCGGCACCACCACGCTCGACTTCGAGCGCTCGTCGATCGGATCATCGGTCGGCGTGCAGAAGCAACTGCAGGGCATGCTCAAGTTCGCGAAGGAAAATCCCCAGATCGCCGTCGCCGCGAAGAGCCACGGCGTCAAACTGGAGTTCGCCGACCGCTGGATCGAAGCGTCCGTCATGCGGTTGATGTCGTATCGCGTCATCAGCATGCAAAATGCCGGCCTCATCCCGAACCACGAAGCGTCGATGTGCAAGCTGTTCGGATCGGAACTCGGTCAGCGCATCGCCGCGCTCGGCCTGAAGATGACGCAGATGTACGGCATGGTCACCGGCGGCGATCCCAAGCTCGCGGCCGCCGGACGCTTCGGCGTCGGCTACGTCGGCGCCGTGTCATCGACGATCGCCGGCGGCACCAGCGAGATCCAGCGCAACATCATGGCCCAGCGCGGCCTCGGCCTGCCGCGGGACTGACGTCCATGAATAAGGGGTGAGACATCGTCTTCACCCTTCCCGTCATGCTTCCGGGTGCTGTTGAGAACGGTGGGGGATCACGTCGTGCCTACCGTCCGGTCCATTCTTCCTCCCGTTGTCGCTCTTGCGTTGTTGGCGCTCGTCATCATTCTGGCGTCGCGAACGTCGGCATCCGACGCGTCCGCCGAACCAGCGCGGTTAGCACGACGTGGGTCAGCGACGCCTCACTACATACGTTATGGAGCTACTGACTCCACTCAAGGTGGGACAGTCTTATTTGAGCACTACTACGTGCCGAACGCCGGCTACCGGCTGAACTTACCCGGTCCGATAGAGCTCGAAGGCGATCAGTTTTCGGAGCCTGAGGGCGTATTGGCCGGCGGCGATATCCTCATCGTGCGGGCGGCGGGCGACATGCCTTTCCTATCGTGCAACAGTCAAGGCAAGTACTGCCGGACGGCGGATGGGCTCGAAATGCTGGTGTTTGCCACGACTCCGTCGCTACTCCGCTATGACATAAGCCTCCCGCCGTTCGACCATCCGCACACTGTCAGGCGAGCGCCCGACATCGTGGCCGCAGGGCAAAAAGCGAGCTGCTTCCTGATCGAGGGCGAAGGTCAGACGGGCGAACCGTACGCGATGACACAGTGCTACTCCGATGATGGATTGCTGCTGCGGGCGGTGTTTGATGGAGCCGAGGCCTTGGACGCTCTCGAAGTGAGCCTCGATGTCTCCGAGTCAGATCTGGAACCGCCTTTTGAGTTTGTCGCGTCGGTGTACGACGCTGACTAATCTGATTATCCGAACGTGGCGGCCACTCTTCGAAGCTCTCCAGTAATATTACGGCGATGGAGTCATTGAAAGTCCAGCGCGGTGAGATCGTGGTCTCGCTTACAAGCGACGAGTTGACGATTTTAAACCAGGCCGCAAACGGCGCCCACATCAGCGACGCTGAATTCGTGACACGCGTAGGGTTCACGCGCGCTCAAGTTCGGAAACTTCTCAGCAAGGTCAGCACCCTGCTGAACGAATAACCGCCGGATTAAGAAGTTCCACGGGCCCGGCGTCTCGTCACGAACTGCTCTCTGCGACGCGGCACGACCGAAACCCGGAGTGTTGCACAGATCTCTGTCAGTCCACCGTCAGCGTTTCTGCGGCCCCCCGGCCGGATCGCCCGACGTCACCGGCAGCGTGATCGGCGGCTCGACGACCCGTCGCGGGTCGCCGAGCGTGATCCCCATCACCACGCCCGTCGCCGTGTCGTCGCGGATCAGTTCGTACACCGCTTCGGCGATCTCCTCCGGCGGCAGCATCGGCATCGAACCGAGACGCTGTTCCGCTTCGGCGCGGTCTGCCCCGGTCAGCCGATCGATGCTCCCCACGACAAGCGGCGTCCTCACGACGGCCGGGCATACGCAGTTCACGCGGATGTTCGCCTCAGGCAGCAGGTTCACGAGCGCGCGCGTCAACCCGACGACGCCATGCTTGGCAGCCGCGTAGACCGGATCCGCCTGGAACCCGAACAACCCCGCCAGCGACGCCGTATTGATGATCACGCCGCCGCCCCGCGCCTTGAGACGCGGAATCGCAAGCCGCGTGCCTTCGATCACCGCGTTCAAGTCAACCTCGATCGTTCGGCGCCATTGCTCCTCCGGCGATTCCGGGTATCGGGGCTGCCCCGTCGTGATGCCGGCGTTGTTGTACAGAATGTCGAAGCCGCCGTACGCCTCCTCCGCCACATCGAACATGCGCTGCAGGTCAGACGACTTCGTCACGTCTACGCGCACAGCCGTCGCCGCGCCACCCGCCCTCTCGACGAGTGACACCGTCTCGCGCGCACCATCCTCATTCACGTCCGCGGCGACGATCGATGCCCCATCGCGCGCCAGCCGCAACGCCGCAGCCCGCCCAATCCCCGACCCCGCCCCCGTAATAACCGCCACCTTGCCGCTCAGTTCCATCGGACGCTCGCTTTCACGGGGTGCAACCACAGATGAACACAGATGTCACAGATTGGGATTAGCCCACCAGACGTTTGTATTCGAGTCGCGTCGCTCCGAAGTTAATGAGGAGGCCTCGCTTGATCCCCGATGCCTTGAGATAGTTCAATAGCTGAGCTTGCTCTATCGCGCCCATCCTCGTCAAAGCCTTAAGCTCGACGAGCACGGCATCAAAGCAGACGAAGTCTGCGCGGTAACCACACGCAAGTTGTTGGCCTTTATAGGTGACGGGGACAATTCTCTCACGGTCAAACGGAATGCCGCGAATCACGAATTCAACCGCCAATGCTTCCTGGTATACGCCTTCGAGAAAACCTGCACCTAGCTCGGTGTGCACCTCCATCGCGGCGCCAATAATCGCGTAGGTGTCAGGATCCCGCCGATCGCTGAGAAGCGGCGCGCTCTGCGTGCCGCCTCCAACAACATCTGTGCCATCTGTGTTCATCTGTGGTTACCCACGGATCCCTACCGCGAAGCCGCAGGATCAGCCTCCCGCGCATCAAACCGCTCGACGATCTTCCGCATCTGGCGCATCTGCTTCAGTCGCCCCTGCTGCCCCGGCGGCAACGTCGATGCATCGATCTCCGCGACGTTATAGCCATACGCCTCGTACATCGGGATCTGCTCCTCTGAGAGCGCCGGCATGCGCTCCTTCCGCGCCAGCGCCGCTTCGATGTACGGCGCCAGCTCTTCGTTCTTCTTGCGCTGCCGCGCCTCTTCCTGCTCCTTGAACTCCGGCATCACTTCACGCGCGAACAGGTTGAGGTCCTCGCAGATGTTCTCGTGCAGGTTATTGCCACCCTGCTGAATGAACACCGCCTGGTCGACGCCCGCGTCCGAAAACTTCCGCAGGTGCTCCCGCAGTTGCGCCGGCGTACCGATGCCGCCCGCGCCGCCGCCCAGCACCTCCGTACCCATCTCGTCGCGCATCGCTTCGTACCGCTCCCAGATGTTCGTGCGCCCCGGACGGTGCTTGCCGAATGCATAGAAGTGCCCGAGCGCGAACTGGAAAAACCGGAAGCCGTCCGTGCCGCGACGCAGCGCCTCCTGCTCATCCGGGTGGCACGAAAAACTCGACACCATCGCGATGTTCGGGTTGACGACGTGCGTCACCGGCACGCACTCGCGCTTGAACGTCTCGTAGTAGTCCGTCACCCAGTGCCGCGCTTCTTCCGGGTCGACGAACGCGAACGTCAGCGCGCCGAGACCGAGTTGCGCCGCCAGGTGGATCGTGTCCCGATTCGAGCACGCCACCCACATCGGCGGGTGCGGCTTCTGCACCGGCTTCGGCACGACGTTGCGCGTCGGCATCGAAAAGAATTCGCCCTCGAACCCCGGGTACGGGTCCATCGCCATCATGTTGGCGACCTGCTCGATGACCTCGCGCCACATCGCGCGGCGCTGCGCCGGGTTGATCCCGAAGCCTTCGAGTTCGCTGCGACTCGCCGATTCACCCGTGCCGAACTCGACGCGCCCGTTCGACACCAGGTCCAACGTCGCGATGCGCTCCGCCACGCGCGCCGGCGGATTGTACGCCGGCGGCAGCAACGTGATGCCGTGCCCCAGCCGGATGTTCTTCGTCCGCTGCGACGCCGCCGCCAGGAACACCTCCGGCGCCGACGAGTGCGAATACTCCTCGAGGAAGTGATGCTCCACCTCCCACGCGAAGTCGATGCCAAGCTTGTCCGCCAGTTCAACCTGGTCGAGCGCGTCTTGAAACAGCTTCTGCTCGCGCCCCTGGTCCCACGGTCGCGGCAACTGGTGCTCGTAGAAGATCCCAAACTTCATCCGTCAGCCTCCCGTCCACGACGCCGCGGTGCGCGCTTATCGCCCGCCCGTCACGCCACCCGATCGAATCAACAAGTCTTCCAGCGTCATCTGCCACTCCAGTGCGGCGCGACGCTTCTCCGGCGTATCGGCAAGCTCTTCGTAGATTGCCTGGCCCCACTGCACGTGGCGCTCTTCCTCGAGCAGGATGTGCTCCAGGATCCGCACTGTCGGCGCGTCGCACACCTGGTCCGTGTTCTGCAAGTGGTGCCGGTAATACACCGCCAGGTGCGTCTTCAGCACGCGATACAGCCCCACAAGCCGGAGCAGTTGATCGTCCTGGTGCTGCATCGTCTCGACGAATTTCAGAAACTGCTCGTTCGGCGGCTCCGCACGGTTCGACCAGCGCAGCGTCGGCGGCACGTTGTTCTCCATGTCGTCCGTGACGCGTAACTCCGGCAGACGCTGACCGATCCAGAACGAGTGGATCGAGTCCTCGTAGCAATGCTGCCCGAGCGCGAACTTCACCTTGATGAGCGGCGACGACGATGCCCACCCGCCCGCCGTCGTCATGCAGACGTTCTCCGCGAACTTGTAGTTGATCAGACGCCGCGCGTTCTCATCGACGCGAAACGCGCCACCCACCGTGCGATTGTCGACGGCCAGCTCAAGCATGCGATGCACTCCCTGCGAGTTTGGCGAGCGTCCGCGCGACGAGTAGCTCGCGGTCCTGCTTCTGCCGCCGCTTCTTTGCGGCGTACGCCCGCGCCTTGATTTTCGCGATCTCCAACTCATCCGCCGGCACGACGTAGGGGTCAGGGTGTATGCAGTCCACCGGGCACACGGCGACGCAGATCCCGCAGTCGATACACCCATCCGGCTCAACCACATGCGTGCGCTTGCCCGTCGAGAAATACTTGATCGTCTCGGTCGGGCACACGCGGCGGCACCAGCCGCAGTTGATGCAGTCAGCGAGGTCGATCGTGACGACAGCCATGGTTAGCCGCCGTTCTGGCTCACGCCGCCGAGCGCCATGCCCGCGCGCTCGAACTCGTCGGCGAAGAACTCCTTGAGTTCGCTGCTCTGTTCGCCGCTGAGCCGCGCCCGGAAGTACTCCGCCATCGCGTGTACGCGCAGCGCTTTCGCCTCTTCCTCCGGATTGTCTTCCGTCAACAGCTTGACGAAGAAGTCGCCGATCGCCGTGTGCGTCACTTCGTCCGCCCAGTTGTAGTCGTAGCAATGCGCCATCAACTCATCGCCGATCTTCTCGCCGACGGCCGCCGTCTCCTGGAACAGCGTCAACGCACCGCCCTCGAGCGATACGTTCGTCATCGACAGGCTGACGACCGGATCCCGCATCATCTGTTCCGCTGCGTTCGAGCCATAGCCCGTCGTCAGAGGCCCCGACGTCGTCACACCCGGAGGCGGCGCGCCGCCCGCCAGCGTGTCCGGGTACTCGCCGATCTCGCCGCCGTACGACTCGATGAGTCCCTTGGCGAGGTGCGCGTGTCGCACTTCGTCCCACGTCTGCCGCGCGATCGCCATGATCAGCGTCTGGGGCACCGGCCACTCCTGCCACTCGACGACTTTGCGACTGAACGCGTCGATGCCGGCGAATTCGGCGCTGGCGATGCCGCTCACGAGCGCCTTCTTGAGTTCGATGTTCGCTGGCTGCGTGCGCACCATCTCGCGCATCGTGAACAGGTCCTGGTACAGCGCCGAGTCCCCGATCTTCTTGTCGAGTTCGGCCTTCTCCTCGTCGCTCAGGTACATCGCGGGACGGTATGCCGGCTCCCGGCACGAGGGCGTCGCGCGGACTTTGTCTGCAAAGCTCTGCATGGCTGGACCTCCTGCCCGCCTTCTGGCGGACTATTGAATCCTCGGACTACCATCGACTATACTGACGGGGATTGCTTTTGTAAAGGGCAAATATTTTCGCGAAGGAAAGAATCACGTGGTCCAGCAGGAACAGGCGATCGACCACCACGATTTGCACGAACTCGGCATCGCGCCCGAACGCCTCGACCGGCTCATCGCCACCGCGATTGCCTACGGCGATGCGATCGGCATCATCGATAGTCTCCGCATCAAGGGCTGGTCCGAGGACGGACTGACGATTCCGCAGATGCGCCTGCTGTGGGCGCTCCGCGACGAAGACGGTCTCCCCGTTGGCGCCCTCGCTGACCATCTCGCCGTCAACCCATCGACGATCACCGGCCACGTCGACCGGCTCGTGCGCATGGGCCTCGTGCGACGCGAAGAAGACCCCGCCGACCGGCGCATCGTGCGCAACTACCTCACCGAGCAGGGCGCGACGACCGTCGGCACCCTGCGACGCATCGCCGGCGCTTACATCATCAACATCCTCAAACACCTCACCGACGACGAACTCGATCGCCTCCACACCGCGCTCACGGACCTCAACCGCGCCGCCGCCCAGGCCCGCAGCCTCGAAGAAGACTGAACAGCGATCCACCGCGCGGCGACAACAAGCATCCCGTGATACATCGACCCTCCACCATCCGCGGATCGTAGGGACGTAGCTTTAGCTGCGTCCGAACAACCCGTACGCACCGCGCCTTACGGCCCGATCACGCGCACGCGAAGCGTGGAGAACAGCCGCCCCCGGCTGTTCCCTCACCCCACGACGTCACCCCGCACATATCATGAATCGACCAAACCACCATCAGCGGATCGTAAAGACGTAGCTTTAGCTGCGTCCGAAACACGGACGCAGCGCGCTGCAACGCGCGCACGCGAAGCGTGGCCACGACCACCGGATCGTAGGGACGTAGCTTTAGCTGCGTCCGAAACACTCCATGGCGCGCAGCGGACCCCGATCACGAGCACGCGAAGCGTGGAGAACAGCCGCCCCCGGCTTTTCCCTCACCCCCACGACGTCGCCCCGCACACATCATGATCGACCAAACCACCACCAGCGGATCGTAGGGACGTAGCTTTAGCTGCGTCCGAAACACTCCCGCAACCACGCCTAACACCCCGACCACGCGCACGCGAGGCGTGGAGAACAGCCGCCCCCGGCTGTTCAATCACCCGGCTGTTCCACACATAGCTGCATCGCCCGCTCAACAACCGAACATCGGAAGCGCCAACAACGCCTCCAACGACGCCACCTGATGCCGCGCCAGCACGTGCCGCTCGTCGGGTCGACGATCGTTCAGCTTCAACACCGCCATCATTCCCAGGTTCGCCGCCGGCACGATGTCCTGCTCGTACAGGTCGCCGACCATGACAACCTCGGCACTATCAACGCCGAGTTGTTGAAGCGCCGAAGCGAATAGAAGCTCATGCGGCTTGCGATACCCCAACTCGCCCGCCGCGACGATCACCTCGAACACGTCCGGCAACCCCTGGTCCAACAGTTCGCGGCGCGTGATCGCGGACGTAAACGGCCGGCTCGTCACGATCCCCAACCGGTAACCCGCCGAGACGAGAGCCGCGACCGTTGCAGCAGCGTCCGGATACAACTCGACATTGAAGGCGCGCAGCGACACCTCGTGCAGCGCTTCCCAGATGCGCGCCGCATCCGCCTCCGCGCAACGCACGCCGTGCGCCTCGATCGCCAATCGGACGTGAGTCGCCCCGTCCAGCCAACGCCGCTCCTCGAACACGCCGTCCAGCCGGTCGGGATCCGGAAACGCCTCGCCGTATGCCTGCCACAACCGACGCACGAAGTCGCTGCAATCGACCGTCAATCCGAGGCGCGCCAGCTGCGTAGCGAGCATCGCCGCTTGGAGACGCGTAATCTCCGCCCAATCGATCGGCGCGGACGCCGTCCACAGCGTGTCATCAAGGTCGAAGAGCACCGCGCGCAACGTCATGCGGCGATTCTAACCAACCCGCCGTTTATCCTGCTCTCGTAGCAACAAATGGAGAACGACCATGCCGCTGCCCCTCACCCCTCCCATCGACCCCATGCTCGCCAAACTCACCGCCGCGATCCCCGAAGGCGACGGCTGGCTCTACGAACCCAAGTGGGACGGCTTTCGCGCCATCGTCTTCTACGACGGCGCTGAGGCCTACATCCAGAGCCGCG belongs to Dehalococcoidia bacterium and includes:
- a CDS encoding acyl-CoA dehydrogenase family protein, with amino-acid sequence MEFNDTPEEAAWRNEVREFLQKEYPTEFKRGGRGEREEGEGLFRDRKKEKAEDPIKRWRSALTSRGWVAPAWPKEYGGAGLDIKRQFVLNEEFAEFGAMNIGGFGTMMLGPTLIVHGSEEQKKEHLPGILNGQVQWCQGWSEPNAGSDVASVQTRAVRDGDDYVINGQKIWTTGAQFADMMYMLARTDPEAPKHRGISYFLLDMKAPGVSVRPLITMAGSATFNEVFFENVRVPARNRVGEENRGWYIGTTTLDFERSSIGSSVGVQKQLQGMLKFAKENPQIAVAAKSHGVKLEFADRWIEASVMRLMSYRVISMQNAGLIPNHEASMCKLFGSELGQRIAALGLKMTQMYGMVTGGDPKLAAAGRFGVGYVGAVSSTIAGGTSEIQRNIMAQRGLGLPRD
- a CDS encoding SDR family oxidoreductase; the encoded protein is MELSGKVAVITGAGSGIGRAAALRLARDGASIVAADVNEDGARETVSLVERAGGAATAVRVDVTKSSDLQRMFDVAEEAYGGFDILYNNAGITTGQPRYPESPEEQWRRTIEVDLNAVIEGTRLAIPRLKARGGGVIINTASLAGLFGFQADPVYAAAKHGVVGLTRALVNLLPEANIRVNCVCPAVVRTPLVVGSIDRLTGADRAEAEQRLGSMPMLPPEEIAEAVYELIRDDTATGVVMGITLGDPRRVVEPPITLPVTSGDPAGGPQKR
- a CDS encoding GxxExxY protein, whose protein sequence is MNTDGTDVVGGGTQSAPLLSDRRDPDTYAIIGAAMEVHTELGAGFLEGVYQEALAVEFVIRGIPFDRERIVPVTYKGQQLACGYRADFVCFDAVLVELKALTRMGAIEQAQLLNYLKASGIKRGLLINFGATRLEYKRLVG
- a CDS encoding LLM class flavin-dependent oxidoreductase, with the translated sequence MKFGIFYEHQLPRPWDQGREQKLFQDALDQVELADKLGIDFAWEVEHHFLEEYSHSSAPEVFLAAASQRTKNIRLGHGITLLPPAYNPPARVAERIATLDLVSNGRVEFGTGESASRSELEGFGINPAQRRAMWREVIEQVANMMAMDPYPGFEGEFFSMPTRNVVPKPVQKPHPPMWVACSNRDTIHLAAQLGLGALTFAFVDPEEARHWVTDYYETFKRECVPVTHVVNPNIAMVSSFSCHPDEQEALRRGTDGFRFFQFALGHFYAFGKHRPGRTNIWERYEAMRDEMGTEVLGGGAGGIGTPAQLREHLRKFSDAGVDQAVFIQQGGNNLHENICEDLNLFAREVMPEFKEQEEARQRKKNEELAPYIEAALARKERMPALSEEQIPMYEAYGYNVAEIDASTLPPGQQGRLKQMRQMRKIVERFDAREADPAASR
- a CDS encoding 4Fe-4S dicluster domain-containing protein, giving the protein MAVVTIDLADCINCGWCRRVCPTETIKYFSTGKRTHVVEPDGCIDCGICVAVCPVDCIHPDPYVVPADELEIAKIKARAYAAKKRRQKQDRELLVARTLAKLAGSASHA
- a CDS encoding MarR family transcriptional regulator, coding for MVQQEQAIDHHDLHELGIAPERLDRLIATAIAYGDAIGIIDSLRIKGWSEDGLTIPQMRLLWALRDEDGLPVGALADHLAVNPSTITGHVDRLVRMGLVRREEDPADRRIVRNYLTEQGATTVGTLRRIAGAYIINILKHLTDDELDRLHTALTDLNRAAAQARSLEED
- a CDS encoding HAD family hydrolase; translated protein: MTLRAVLFDLDDTLWTASAPIDWAEITRLQAAMLATQLARLGLTVDCSDFVRRLWQAYGEAFPDPDRLDGVFEERRWLDGATHVRLAIEAHGVRCAEADAARIWEALHEVSLRAFNVELYPDAAATVAALVSAGYRLGIVTSRPFTSAITRRELLDQGLPDVFEVIVAAGELGYRKPHELLFASALQQLGVDSAEVVMVGDLYEQDIVPAANLGMMAVLKLNDRRPDERHVLARHQVASLEALLALPMFGC